A genomic window from Levilactobacillus yonginensis includes:
- a CDS encoding thymidine kinase, translating to MAQLFFRYGAMNSGKTIEILKVAHNYEEQDKRVIIMTSGLDTRDGVGYITSRIGLKRPAHPIFKDTNLYEEIERIDAKANCILIDEAQFLTKAHVLQLAKVVDELHIPVMTFGLKNDFRNELFEGSKYLMLYADKLEEMKTICWFCTKKAIMNLRFHDNAPVYEGEQVQIGGNETYYPVCRRHYFNPPMDQFGK from the coding sequence GTGGCGCAGCTGTTTTTTCGGTACGGTGCAATGAATAGTGGGAAGACTATTGAAATTCTCAAGGTCGCCCATAACTATGAGGAACAAGACAAGCGAGTCATTATTATGACCAGTGGGCTGGATACGCGCGATGGGGTGGGTTACATCACCAGTCGCATTGGTTTAAAACGACCGGCCCATCCAATTTTTAAGGATACGAACCTGTACGAGGAAATTGAACGAATTGACGCGAAAGCTAATTGTATTTTGATCGATGAGGCGCAGTTCTTAACCAAGGCGCACGTGTTGCAGCTGGCCAAAGTCGTTGATGAGTTGCACATTCCTGTGATGACGTTTGGTTTGAAAAATGATTTCCGTAATGAGTTGTTCGAAGGTTCTAAGTACCTGATGCTGTACGCAGATAAACTCGAAGAAATGAAGACGATTTGCTGGTTCTGTACGAAGAAAGCCATCATGAATCTACGCTTCCACGACAATGCTCCCGTTTATGAAGGTGAACAAGTACAAATTGGCGGCAATGAAACCTATTATCCAGTTTGCCGGCGTCACTATTTCAACCCACCGATGGATCAATTTGGCAAGTAA
- the prfA gene encoding peptide chain release factor 1, translated as MDEMFDKLQAVADRYDELNELISDPEVIADTQKFMKLSKEEGELRETVDKYHQYQSVTQQIADDDEMLREKLDDDMDAMVKEELKDLNDQKAKLEDDIKVLLLPKDPNDDKNIIMEIHGAAGGDEASLFAADLFSMYSKYAERQGWSIEVVDENATEVGGFKEIVLMITGDKVYSKLKYENGAHRVQRVPATESAGRVHTSTATVGVMPEEEDVDIDIDPKDIRTDVYRSSGAGGQHINKTSSAVRMTHLPTGIVVAMQDERSQQQNRAKAMTILRARVYDYYKQQEEDAYNAERKSAVGTGDRSERIRTYNYPQNRVTDHRIGLTLNKLDRVMNGEMDDIIDALILSDQAAKLEDLKNNG; from the coding sequence ATGGATGAAATGTTTGACAAGCTCCAAGCCGTAGCCGACCGCTATGACGAGCTGAATGAATTAATCAGTGATCCTGAAGTGATTGCTGATACGCAAAAATTTATGAAACTCTCCAAAGAAGAAGGAGAGTTGCGGGAAACGGTGGACAAGTATCACCAATACCAAAGCGTCACGCAACAAATTGCCGACGATGATGAAATGCTCCGCGAAAAACTTGACGATGATATGGACGCCATGGTCAAGGAAGAGCTGAAAGATTTAAACGATCAAAAGGCAAAGCTGGAAGACGATATCAAAGTCTTACTCTTGCCGAAAGACCCTAACGATGATAAGAACATCATCATGGAAATTCATGGGGCTGCCGGTGGGGATGAAGCTAGCTTATTTGCCGCTGATCTCTTTAGCATGTACTCCAAGTACGCCGAACGCCAAGGTTGGTCGATTGAAGTGGTTGATGAGAACGCCACTGAAGTTGGTGGGTTCAAGGAAATCGTTTTGATGATTACGGGTGACAAGGTTTATTCCAAGCTGAAGTATGAAAACGGTGCGCACCGGGTTCAACGGGTACCAGCCACCGAATCAGCCGGTCGGGTTCATACCAGTACGGCCACTGTCGGTGTCATGCCTGAAGAAGAAGACGTTGATATCGATATCGATCCAAAGGATATTCGGACTGACGTTTATCGTTCATCCGGTGCCGGTGGTCAACATATTAACAAGACCTCTTCAGCTGTACGGATGACTCACTTGCCAACTGGTATCGTGGTGGCCATGCAAGACGAACGATCACAACAGCAAAACCGGGCCAAGGCCATGACTATTTTACGAGCGCGGGTCTATGATTACTACAAGCAACAAGAAGAGGACGCCTACAACGCGGAACGAAAGTCTGCTGTGGGGACTGGGGACCGTTCCGAACGGATTCGGACTTATAATTATCCACAAAACCGGGTGACTGATCACCGGATTGGGTTAACATTGAATAAACTTGACCGGGTCATGAACGGTGAAATGGACGATATCATCGATGCACTGATTTTGTCTGACCAAGCCGCTAAGCTTGAAGATCTGAAGAATAATGGATAG